In the genome of Desulfovibrionales bacterium, one region contains:
- the secD gene encoding protein translocase subunit SecD, with product MPKGLRNKFIFFFLLILLAVFFTLPSFNKNLPSWWKKYLGSEGFKLGLDLQGGMHLILRVDVEQAINNTLAFSARDLKEVLQKREITAIQLQSNNPHQVIFSLPNKEAETQAKKIIADEFPDLGIVSSSIDGAFPRLTLGLKNAVLKDISDNAVDRSLEIIRNRIDQFGVAEPIIVRQGEDEIVVQLPGVKDPQRALALIGQTALLEFRLVDDQTQLDLNRLMDEAMRSGRLREGFSPADINNALRPFIPADREVYLEKRERKETGTVEKIPLLVWSKTMMTGDAIKNAQVRIGGDYNEPYVALELNDRGARIFEEITGANVNKRLAIILDGIARSAPVIRERIAGGSAQITGSFTSEEAHDLAIVLKAGALPAPVRIIQNVTVGPSLGLDSIQKGFMSGIVGTLLVVIFMVFYYRVSGIMANFALMLNILFLFAALSLFNATLTLPGIAGIILSIGMALDSNILIFERMREEFALG from the coding sequence ATGCCAAAAGGACTGCGCAATAAATTTATCTTTTTCTTCTTACTCATCCTGTTAGCTGTATTTTTTACGCTCCCGTCTTTTAATAAGAATCTCCCCTCCTGGTGGAAAAAATACCTGGGTAGTGAAGGATTCAAACTCGGGTTGGATCTTCAGGGGGGTATGCACCTCATACTCCGTGTGGATGTTGAGCAGGCTATTAATAACACCCTTGCATTCTCGGCACGCGACCTTAAGGAAGTGCTTCAGAAAAGAGAGATTACGGCTATACAACTGCAAAGCAATAATCCGCATCAAGTCATTTTTTCCCTGCCTAATAAGGAAGCGGAAACCCAGGCTAAAAAAATAATAGCGGATGAATTCCCGGATCTGGGAATAGTCTCCTCAAGTATCGACGGGGCATTCCCCCGGTTGACGTTGGGTCTTAAAAATGCCGTCCTCAAAGACATTAGCGACAACGCCGTGGATCGCAGCCTGGAGATCATACGCAACCGTATCGACCAGTTCGGAGTGGCTGAACCGATCATAGTCCGTCAGGGTGAAGACGAAATAGTGGTGCAACTGCCGGGGGTCAAAGATCCGCAGAGGGCCCTGGCCTTAATCGGTCAAACCGCACTTCTGGAATTCAGGCTGGTTGACGACCAGACGCAATTGGATCTCAATCGGCTGATGGATGAGGCCATGCGTTCCGGCCGGCTAAGGGAGGGGTTCAGCCCGGCAGATATTAACAACGCACTGCGCCCGTTTATCCCCGCAGACAGAGAGGTTTATCTGGAAAAACGGGAACGCAAGGAAACCGGCACCGTAGAAAAGATACCTCTCCTCGTCTGGAGCAAAACCATGATGACCGGTGATGCTATCAAAAATGCCCAGGTCAGGATTGGAGGAGATTATAACGAACCCTACGTGGCCTTGGAGCTGAATGACCGCGGGGCCCGTATCTTTGAAGAAATAACCGGCGCCAATGTAAACAAACGGCTGGCCATCATCCTGGACGGGATAGCCCGTTCAGCGCCGGTAATCCGGGAAAGGATCGCCGGGGGAAGCGCCCAGATCACCGGCTCTTTCACCTCGGAAGAGGCCCATGATCTGGCCATAGTCCTCAAGGCCGGAGCGCTGCCGGCCCCGGTAAGGATCATTCAAAACGTAACCGTCGGCCCATCTCTGGGGTTGGATTCCATTCAAAAAGGGTTTATGTCGGGCATCGTAGGCACGCTGCTTGTTGTGATCTTCATGGTCTTCTATTACCGGGTTTCGGGTATCATGGCCAATTTCGCTCTCATGTTGAACATCCTGTTTCTTTTTGCCGCCCTCTCTTTATTTAATGCCACCCTTACGTTGCCGGGCATCGCCGGCATTATCCTCTCTATTGGGATGGCCCTCGATTCCAACATCCTTATATTCGAGCGTATGCGTGAAGAATTCGCCCTGGG
- a CDS encoding PBP1A family penicillin-binding protein, with the protein MKYLLKGIFFLFFILVVTCAYAAEPSYPADAVWTRPGAHFSSVKIYDARERLITRLLPDHKEMVKIDQIPIDLQNALVAVEDHRFYSHHGVDVLGVGRALVKNIIRGRVVEGGSTITQQLVKNMLLSNEKTMSRKFKEGMLALEFEQKYSKKQILEMYFNYVYFGSGAWGVQQAARLYFDKNVSDLSLAECAVLSGIPKSPNNFNPFAGKVRSKERRNLVLSKMVEHGFLDKKRASRALKSPLSVANQPGKSYFSEYIRQKLIDRFGEGVIRTGGYKIYTTLDLDLQRSAEQALADGLKRVEGKSSRAAGLQGAFLAVDPRNGHIKAVVGGRDFHSSPYNRAFYARRQPGSSFKPFIYAAALEKGFPVSSIWSDESLSYDIGNGKVWKPSNYDNKYFGHQSLRDALAYSNNLVTIRLLEAIGIASVQDVAGRLGVKSQLEYNLSLALGTSETSLQELVYAYAAFADHGRMSAPLSILKIADRGGNVVFEGAPSISQGISREAAYLITDMLKGAVDYGTAKNVRVYGFKGICAGKTGTTDDCTDAWFIGYAPEIAAGLWVGYDQPRSMGRALTGGAVCAPIWAEFMCKAKHYISLTPFIMPETLIMQKIDPATGLLAADACPQKKMELFIPGTEPTTYCTEHGLTPIESLIQFLAPTRESQPKVHKP; encoded by the coding sequence GTGAAATATCTACTAAAAGGCATATTTTTTCTATTTTTCATCCTTGTAGTAACCTGCGCCTATGCCGCTGAGCCTTCTTATCCAGCCGATGCGGTGTGGACAAGACCGGGAGCGCATTTTTCTTCGGTAAAGATATACGATGCCAGAGAGAGGCTTATTACCCGGTTACTTCCCGATCATAAAGAAATGGTGAAGATAGACCAGATTCCGATCGACTTGCAAAATGCCTTGGTGGCGGTTGAAGATCATCGTTTTTACAGCCATCACGGCGTAGATGTACTCGGTGTAGGACGGGCTCTGGTTAAAAATATTATCAGGGGGAGGGTGGTAGAAGGCGGCTCTACCATCACCCAACAACTGGTAAAAAACATGCTGCTTTCTAACGAAAAGACCATGTCCCGCAAATTCAAGGAGGGTATGCTGGCCCTGGAATTTGAACAGAAGTATTCGAAAAAACAGATACTCGAGATGTATTTTAATTATGTCTATTTTGGCAGTGGGGCATGGGGAGTACAACAAGCCGCCCGCCTCTATTTTGACAAAAATGTCAGCGACCTCTCTCTGGCAGAATGTGCGGTTTTATCCGGTATTCCTAAGTCACCGAATAATTTTAATCCATTTGCCGGCAAGGTTCGTTCTAAAGAAAGACGCAATCTGGTATTGTCTAAAATGGTTGAACACGGATTTCTGGATAAGAAAAGGGCCTCCAGGGCGCTGAAATCCCCTCTCTCAGTGGCAAATCAACCAGGCAAATCTTATTTTTCCGAATATATCAGACAAAAATTGATTGACCGTTTCGGAGAAGGTGTCATTCGCACTGGTGGATATAAAATTTATACTACACTCGATCTTGATCTCCAGAGGTCAGCGGAGCAGGCGTTGGCTGATGGATTGAAGCGTGTAGAAGGGAAAAGCTCCCGGGCCGCCGGCCTGCAAGGGGCTTTTTTGGCCGTTGATCCACGAAATGGTCATATTAAGGCGGTAGTCGGTGGACGGGATTTCCATAGCAGCCCGTATAACCGCGCTTTTTACGCCAGGCGTCAGCCGGGTTCCAGTTTTAAGCCTTTTATATATGCGGCGGCCCTGGAAAAGGGCTTCCCGGTTTCTTCTATCTGGAGTGACGAGTCCTTATCATACGATATCGGCAATGGCAAGGTGTGGAAGCCATCCAACTATGACAACAAATACTTCGGTCACCAATCGCTGCGTGACGCCCTGGCCTATTCCAATAATCTCGTTACTATCAGGTTACTGGAAGCTATCGGCATTGCGTCGGTCCAGGATGTAGCCGGAAGGTTGGGGGTTAAGAGCCAGCTTGAATATAATCTATCCCTGGCCTTGGGGACTTCCGAGACGAGTCTGCAGGAATTAGTCTATGCCTATGCCGCCTTTGCCGATCATGGCCGGATGTCAGCCCCCCTTTCCATTTTAAAGATTGCTGACCGTGGAGGCAATGTAGTCTTTGAAGGGGCGCCTAGTATCTCTCAGGGCATAAGCCGGGAAGCGGCTTATTTGATTACTGATATGCTGAAAGGGGCGGTGGACTACGGCACTGCCAAAAATGTCCGGGTATATGGTTTTAAAGGTATCTGTGCGGGCAAGACGGGGACCACAGATGACTGCACCGATGCCTGGTTTATTGGATATGCACCTGAGATAGCGGCAGGTTTATGGGTGGGGTATGATCAACCTCGGAGCATGGGAAGGGCCTTGACCGGTGGCGCTGTCTGTGCCCCGATATGGGCAGAGTTCATGTGTAAAGCCAAACATTATATCTCGCTTACTCCATTTATAATGCCGGAGACATTAATTATGCAGAAAATAGATCCGGCTACGGGCCTTCTGGCGGCAGATGCCTGTCCTCAGAAGAAAATGGAACTTTTTATCCCGGGAACAGAGCCCACTACCTACTGCACCGAACATGGTTTGACGCCGATAGAATCTCTTATTCAATTCCTTGCCCCCACCAGGGAATCCCAGCCCAAAGTTCATAAGCCATAG
- a CDS encoding PilZ domain-containing protein gives MELPDRSHLINCRALVIGILGIIFSEKRKFKRLDVGLPVRLCVVETAPLRPVTSSIIGKLCDLTPAGARVEVGAVIINGLHLFYDVNNHPYRRLELTLEMPDNSGKISFQGRISWYDRKKDASQFNYNFGVELVDITPEERERLYNFLFNIKKASNNG, from the coding sequence ATGGAGTTGCCGGATAGAAGCCATCTTATAAATTGCAGGGCGCTTGTGATCGGAATATTGGGAATAATATTTAGTGAAAAGAGGAAATTTAAAAGGTTAGACGTTGGCTTGCCGGTCCGCTTGTGTGTTGTAGAAACCGCGCCTTTGAGGCCGGTTACCAGTAGTATTATCGGTAAGTTATGCGACTTGACGCCAGCAGGGGCACGAGTTGAGGTAGGTGCAGTCATTATCAACGGATTGCACCTTTTTTATGATGTTAACAACCACCCGTATCGCAGATTGGAATTAACCCTGGAGATGCCGGATAACAGTGGAAAGATCAGTTTCCAAGGCCGGATAAGCTGGTATGACCGGAAAAAAGATGCCTCCCAATTTAATTATAATTTTGGGGTAGAGCTGGTTGATATTACACCGGAAGAACGCGAAAGGCTTTATAATTTTCTATTTAATATAAAAAAGGCCTCAAACAATGGATAA
- a CDS encoding PilZ domain-containing protein, which yields MDKRKRTRVDFSIKVEVAKSGGEFKYMDLRDLSMRGLYAYTRKPFNIGEDCDIRISLIESNNEAVIGLKGVVVRRDDKGMGIQFTEIDADGFQHLRNIMYYNTGDPEKIDKELALPSFKP from the coding sequence ATGGATAAAAGAAAGAGAACAAGAGTTGACTTTTCAATAAAGGTGGAAGTAGCCAAATCCGGTGGCGAATTTAAGTACATGGATTTGAGAGATTTAAGTATGCGGGGCCTGTATGCCTATACCCGGAAACCTTTTAATATAGGTGAAGACTGCGATATCCGGATCAGCCTTATCGAGAGTAATAATGAGGCCGTCATAGGCTTAAAAGGAGTAGTGGTACGCAGGGACGATAAAGGTATGGGTATCCAATTTACGGAGATAGATGCAGACGGATTTCAGCACTTAAGAAATATAATGTATTATAATACGGGTGACCCGGAAAAGATAGATAAAGAACTGGCCCTTCCTTCTTTTAAGCCCTGA
- a CDS encoding AsnC family transcriptional regulator: protein MDSFDRSLLNILQRSFPLTSEPYAAVASALHSRESDVISRIAGLKEEGIIRQISAIFAPPAVGYQTCLVAMAVDEDRVGQAAQVINRERGVSHNYLREDEFNMWFTIAVPPGADLQSEVGRLGAAAAARKTLTLPAVKLYKIAVVMDMEGENSEEEGGKISEMDGEARTFTPALPEPEDIHIIRCIQEDLPLIRQPFLAWAGSLSLEEDYLIDWIKSCLEKGVIRRFAALLRHRKAGFLANAMVAWECPLEIIDRQGQILAAQPEVTHCYYRVPAPGWPYNLYAMVHARDRVRCDRLIERLITTSGLNKFKVLYSVREIKKERLKLFWDEPLNRSCKNDGK, encoded by the coding sequence TTGGACTCTTTTGATCGTAGTCTTTTGAATATCCTGCAGCGCAGTTTCCCCCTCACCTCAGAGCCTTACGCGGCTGTAGCCTCGGCGCTTCATTCCAGGGAGAGTGACGTTATCAGCAGGATAGCCGGTTTGAAAGAAGAGGGTATAATCCGCCAGATCAGCGCCATCTTTGCCCCCCCGGCCGTGGGTTATCAGACCTGCCTGGTGGCTATGGCGGTTGACGAAGACCGCGTAGGGCAGGCGGCTCAGGTCATCAACCGGGAACGGGGCGTAAGCCATAACTACCTGCGCGAAGATGAATTTAATATGTGGTTCACCATTGCCGTGCCTCCCGGGGCCGACCTGCAATCTGAGGTCGGGAGGCTGGGGGCTGCTGCCGCTGCACGGAAGACCTTGACCCTTCCGGCGGTGAAACTTTATAAGATCGCCGTGGTGATGGATATGGAAGGGGAGAATTCAGAGGAAGAAGGCGGAAAAATAAGTGAAATGGATGGAGAGGCGCGCACTTTCACACCAGCTCTTCCTGAGCCAGAAGATATTCACATCATACGATGCATACAGGAAGACCTTCCTTTGATAAGGCAACCGTTTCTGGCCTGGGCCGGGAGTCTGTCGCTGGAAGAGGATTATTTAATTGATTGGATCAAGTCATGCCTGGAAAAGGGGGTTATCCGGCGCTTTGCCGCCCTTCTTAGGCACCGCAAGGCAGGATTTTTAGCTAATGCCATGGTGGCCTGGGAGTGTCCATTAGAGATAATAGACCGCCAGGGACAAATCCTGGCGGCCCAACCTGAGGTCACGCATTGTTACTACCGTGTGCCCGCGCCTGGTTGGCCCTATAATCTGTATGCCATGGTACATGCCAGGGATAGAGTGAGATGTGACCGGTTGATAGAGCGACTTATCACGACGAGTGGCTTGAATAAGTTCAAGGTCTTATATAGCGTTCGGGAGATCAAGAAGGAACGGCTTAAGCTCTTCTGGGATGAGCCGCTGAATCGTAGTTGTAAGAATGACGGGAAATAA
- the dsrA gene encoding dissimilatory-type sulfite reductase subunit alpha: protein MAKFKTPLIDELEKGPWPSFVSDIKRQAKTKPELEDLLGQLELSYKDKETHWKHGGIVGVFGYGGGVIGRYSDMPKEFPGIAHFHTVRVNQTGGFYYNTKYLGQLMDMWERRGSGLTNFHGSTGDMVLLGTQTDQLEEIFWELTHDMNTDLGGSGGNLRTPSCCLGMSRCEYACIDSQAICQEMTMAYQDELHRPAFPYKFKIKVSGCPNDCVAAIARSDCAIIGTWKDNIRIDQSTVAAYVNGELKPNAGAHAGRDWGKFDIVKEVINLCPTKCMSWDGKELKINNKECTRCMHCINVMPRALRPGVDKGATLLCGAKAPILEGQRLATVIVPFIKTEGTFEEIKEVINKLLDWWMEHGKNRERIGELIGRMGMREMLKATGLPPVPQMVKEPRSNPYIFWEESDVPGGWTRDLAAFRKKHPL, encoded by the coding sequence ATGGCCAAATTTAAAACTCCGTTGATAGATGAACTCGAAAAGGGGCCGTGGCCGAGTTTTGTTTCGGACATAAAGCGCCAGGCCAAGACAAAACCCGAGTTGGAGGACCTTCTCGGTCAGCTTGAACTCTCGTACAAGGACAAGGAAACCCACTGGAAGCACGGCGGTATCGTGGGTGTATTCGGTTATGGTGGGGGCGTCATCGGCAGATACTCCGACATGCCCAAGGAATTCCCGGGGATTGCGCATTTTCACACTGTCCGCGTCAACCAGACCGGCGGTTTTTACTACAATACGAAGTACTTGGGGCAGCTTATGGACATGTGGGAACGCCGCGGCAGTGGTTTGACGAACTTCCATGGTTCCACCGGTGATATGGTGCTTCTGGGGACACAGACTGATCAATTGGAAGAGATCTTCTGGGAATTGACCCACGATATGAATACTGATCTGGGCGGCTCAGGCGGAAACCTGCGCACCCCTTCCTGTTGCCTGGGGATGTCTCGCTGCGAGTATGCCTGTATTGATTCACAAGCCATTTGCCAGGAAATGACCATGGCCTATCAGGATGAGCTGCACCGACCGGCCTTCCCATATAAATTCAAGATCAAGGTATCGGGATGCCCGAATGACTGCGTGGCAGCCATTGCCCGTTCCGATTGTGCGATTATCGGTACCTGGAAAGACAATATACGCATTGATCAGTCCACAGTTGCCGCCTATGTAAACGGCGAACTGAAACCGAATGCCGGTGCTCATGCGGGCCGCGACTGGGGTAAGTTTGACATCGTAAAAGAGGTGATTAATCTCTGCCCGACGAAATGTATGAGCTGGGATGGCAAGGAACTCAAGATCAATAACAAAGAGTGTACACGTTGTATGCACTGCATCAACGTCATGCCGCGGGCCCTTCGTCCAGGCGTGGACAAAGGTGCGACCCTCCTCTGCGGAGCAAAGGCGCCCATTCTCGAGGGGCAGAGACTGGCCACTGTGATTGTTCCTTTTATCAAGACGGAAGGGACCTTTGAGGAAATCAAAGAAGTTATTAACAAGTTGCTGGATTGGTGGATGGAGCACGGCAAGAACCGTGAGCGCATCGGCGAGCTTATCGGCCGTATGGGTATGCGGGAAATGCTGAAGGCGACGGGTCTGCCACCTGTTCCGCAGATGGTCAAAGAACCGCGGTCGAATCCGTACATCTTCTGGGAAGAGTCAGATGTGCCCGGCGGCTGGACGCGGGATCTCGCCGCATTCAGAAAGAAACACCCGCTATGA
- the dsrB gene encoding dissimilatory-type sulfite reductase subunit beta, translated as MGYDPKNPMKDRITDIGPRSYEEFMPPVIKKNFGKWLYHEILEPGVLMHKAESGDEVYTVRVGAARLMSIELIRDALKIADKHCDGCLRWTTRNNIEFMVDNKSKLEPLKADLKANPMFPIGGTGAGVTNIVHTQGWVHCHTPAIDASGIVKSVMDDLFKHFQSMDLPAQVRIALACCLNMCGAVHCSDIAILGFHRKPPFVQHEVISQICELPLAIAACPTGAIKPATVDGKKSVSVNGERCMFCGNCYTMCPAMPLMDAEGDCVVIMMGGKISNRISAPKFSKVVIPALPSNPPRWPEVVAAVRNILETYAKNANKYERIGEWAERIGWERVFEKCNIPFNVKTIDDYTLAYNTLRTTTQFKFS; from the coding sequence ATGGGTTATGATCCTAAAAATCCTATGAAAGACAGGATAACAGATATCGGCCCGCGGAGTTACGAAGAGTTTATGCCGCCGGTGATAAAGAAGAACTTTGGCAAGTGGCTGTATCATGAGATACTCGAGCCCGGGGTCTTGATGCACAAGGCCGAGAGTGGCGACGAGGTCTATACGGTAAGAGTAGGCGCCGCCCGACTCATGAGTATCGAATTGATACGCGATGCCCTCAAGATCGCCGACAAGCACTGCGATGGTTGCCTCCGCTGGACCACGCGTAACAATATCGAGTTTATGGTCGATAACAAATCCAAACTGGAACCGTTGAAGGCTGATCTGAAGGCCAACCCGATGTTCCCGATCGGCGGCACGGGCGCGGGTGTGACGAACATCGTCCACACCCAGGGCTGGGTGCATTGCCATACTCCGGCTATCGATGCCTCAGGTATCGTCAAGTCGGTGATGGATGATCTCTTCAAACACTTCCAGTCCATGGATCTGCCGGCCCAGGTACGCATCGCCCTGGCTTGCTGCTTAAATATGTGTGGCGCGGTCCACTGCTCGGATATCGCCATCCTAGGGTTCCACCGCAAACCGCCCTTTGTGCAGCATGAGGTTATCAGCCAGATCTGCGAACTTCCTCTCGCGATTGCGGCCTGCCCCACCGGCGCTATCAAGCCGGCTACGGTAGATGGCAAGAAGAGCGTGAGTGTTAACGGGGAACGCTGTATGTTCTGCGGCAACTGCTACACCATGTGCCCGGCCATGCCGCTAATGGATGCCGAGGGTGACTGCGTAGTTATTATGATGGGTGGAAAGATCTCCAACCGCATCAGCGCCCCGAAGTTCTCCAAGGTAGTTATCCCTGCCCTGCCGAGCAATCCGCCGCGGTGGCCGGAAGTCGTGGCCGCGGTCAGAAATATCCTGGAGACCTACGCCAAAAACGCCAACAAGTATGAGCGGATTGGCGAGTGGGCTGAAAGGATTGGATGGGAAAGAGTATTCGAGAAATGCAACATACCCTTCAACGTAAAGACCATCGATGATTATACCCTGGCTTATAATACCCTAAGGACAACAACGCAGTTTAAGTTCTCTTAA
- a CDS encoding dissimilatory sulfite reductase D family protein, whose product MEELKTKIMEWANKQTKPKFYFKDIGKAAPEIGPREIKKAVTALVQEQKMEYWSSGSTTMYGVKGKGITEEAQMGTHEE is encoded by the coding sequence ATCGAAGAATTAAAAACAAAGATTATGGAATGGGCTAACAAGCAGACCAAACCTAAGTTTTATTTTAAAGACATAGGCAAGGCGGCGCCTGAAATAGGTCCACGCGAGATTAAGAAGGCGGTTACCGCCCTGGTTCAGGAGCAGAAGATGGAATATTGGTCAAGCGGCAGCACCACAATGTATGGGGTCAAGGGAAAGGGTATAACTGAAGAAGCGCAGATGGGCACGCACGAAGAATAA
- a CDS encoding YkgJ family cysteine cluster protein — translation MVDNLNRLFRKYEMLLSEIGSVFRRVQETHSDCVRCRPGCTDCCYAVFELFPIEAAYLSYHFHQRLKRKERREVLRRAEKALLEVTGVREGIKDNESEVLQMAEARIRCPLLSDQGHCLLYEYRPITCRLYGIPTAIRGAGYTCGKSGFDKGTVYPTVNLDLIHERLFTLSVELWGAHDYRQVYEEARKLVPVSLALKMSR, via the coding sequence ATGGTTGACAATCTTAACAGATTATTTCGAAAATACGAGATGTTATTGTCCGAGATAGGCAGTGTCTTCCGGCGGGTGCAGGAAACACACAGCGATTGTGTGAGATGCCGGCCGGGCTGCACCGACTGTTGCTATGCAGTGTTTGAATTATTTCCCATTGAGGCCGCTTATTTGAGCTACCATTTTCATCAGCGCTTAAAACGCAAGGAGCGCCGGGAAGTCCTGCGTAGGGCTGAAAAAGCCCTTCTGGAGGTTACCGGGGTAAGGGAAGGGATCAAAGATAATGAGAGCGAAGTGCTTCAGATGGCTGAAGCCAGAATCAGGTGTCCCTTGCTCAGTGACCAGGGCCATTGCCTGCTCTATGAATACAGGCCTATTACCTGCCGGCTTTACGGGATACCAACCGCTATCCGCGGGGCAGGCTATACCTGCGGGAAGTCCGGCTTTGATAAGGGGACGGTTTATCCCACTGTAAATCTGGATCTAATCCATGAAAGACTCTTCACTCTGTCCGTTGAACTTTGGGGAGCACATGACTACCGCCAGGTATATGAAGAGGCTCGAAAATTAGTCCCGGTTTCCCTGGCGCTTAAGATGAGCAGGTAA
- a CDS encoding HEAT repeat domain-containing protein → MSIITEAQPPKCPFCGSLVDRPRELNTKRLTEFAMGRCQCGAVYACDVTGHNVGAAMVEALLFACGGDWDLAWQLEPDKDYIEDRIENYNEKEHKVVAKIAHARAVLLFIRLGKEIREVSEDKVRAELAKAPVINDESSVEHPGRSKSFSKKLIQRLVEENREEELLSMAREDKRVLAALQRLLYSPDELLRWRAVEILGKAAGYVADKNPQAAADLLRRLLSSAADSAATSWGFLEASGEIISIRPDLFTGFIPPLFSFLKDQTSRAAALWAIGRIGKRHPELLKGTPFFGVFDFLDDPEPAVRGHAAWALGHMKAKEALGSLKRLKDDRACLRIYDDGRVKEKTVGELASQAIERVTCSS, encoded by the coding sequence ATGAGCATTATAACAGAGGCACAGCCGCCAAAGTGTCCTTTCTGTGGCTCTTTGGTTGACCGGCCGCGTGAATTGAATACCAAAAGGCTTACTGAATTCGCCATGGGCAGGTGTCAATGCGGGGCAGTCTATGCCTGTGATGTCACCGGACACAACGTGGGGGCCGCCATGGTGGAGGCCCTGCTATTTGCCTGCGGCGGGGACTGGGACCTGGCCTGGCAACTTGAACCGGACAAAGATTATATCGAAGATCGTATAGAAAACTACAATGAGAAAGAGCATAAAGTCGTAGCCAAGATAGCCCATGCCCGCGCTGTTCTCCTTTTCATAAGATTGGGGAAGGAGATTAGAGAGGTATCTGAGGACAAGGTACGGGCTGAGCTGGCCAAGGCCCCGGTGATAAACGACGAATCATCCGTCGAACACCCCGGGCGATCAAAATCTTTTTCTAAAAAACTTATCCAGAGGTTAGTTGAAGAGAACCGGGAAGAAGAATTGCTCTCCATGGCCAGGGAAGATAAACGGGTACTGGCCGCGTTGCAACGGCTTTTGTACTCCCCGGATGAGCTTTTACGCTGGCGGGCCGTAGAGATATTGGGAAAAGCAGCCGGGTACGTGGCAGACAAAAATCCGCAAGCAGCCGCCGATCTGCTCAGGCGACTGCTTTCGTCTGCTGCCGACTCGGCCGCCACAAGCTGGGGCTTCCTTGAGGCCAGTGGAGAAATAATAAGTATCCGGCCCGATCTCTTCACCGGTTTTATCCCCCCGCTATTTTCCTTCTTAAAGGATCAAACCTCCCGTGCGGCTGCCCTCTGGGCCATCGGCAGAATAGGTAAACGGCATCCGGAGCTATTAAAAGGCACGCCATTTTTCGGTGTTTTTGATTTCCTGGATGACCCGGAACCTGCGGTGCGAGGCCATGCCGCCTGGGCCTTGGGGCACATGAAGGCCAAAGAGGCCCTAGGCAGCCTGAAAAGGCTTAAAGATGATCGGGCTTGTCTCAGGATATACGATGACGGCAGGGTGAAGGAAAAAACCGTAGGAGAACTGGCCTCTCAGGCCATAGAAAGGGTTACCTGCTCATCTTAA
- a CDS encoding tetratricopeptide repeat protein has translation MTEQNTNIEDIISSLEKEASENPKSVIALSRLSLVCWKGGRIDDAIRHTRKALEIDSTNASLYVNLGGFYFQKGDLDGAIRENEKALEVNPYVTQAYGNLGFAWMQKGEWGKAIEFLKKAVDLNSDFPEGWANLATAYIENGLYDEAIEAANKSLQKKPDFAIAHNNLAVAHYFKKEYKLAAEHCNRAMELGYQVHPDFVKEVQAKSK, from the coding sequence ATGACAGAACAAAATACAAATATCGAAGACATCATCAGTTCTCTCGAAAAAGAGGCGTCGGAAAATCCTAAATCGGTCATTGCACTCAGCCGTCTGTCCCTGGTCTGCTGGAAGGGCGGACGCATCGATGATGCCATTCGGCATACCCGAAAGGCGCTGGAGATTGACTCGACAAATGCCTCGCTATATGTCAATCTCGGCGGCTTCTATTTTCAGAAAGGTGATTTGGATGGGGCCATCAGGGAAAATGAAAAAGCCTTGGAGGTTAATCCTTATGTCACACAGGCATATGGCAATCTAGGCTTTGCCTGGATGCAAAAAGGCGAATGGGGTAAGGCCATAGAATTTTTGAAAAAGGCGGTGGATCTTAACAGCGATTTTCCCGAGGGCTGGGCCAACCTGGCTACGGCTTATATCGAAAATGGACTTTATGATGAGGCCATCGAGGCAGCCAATAAGAGTCTTCAGAAAAAACCTGACTTCGCCATAGCCCACAACAACCTGGCCGTGGCCCATTACTTTAAAAAAGAATATAAGCTGGCTGCTGAACACTGCAACCGGGCCATGGAGTTGGGCTATCAGGTTCATCCGGATTTTGTTAAAGAAGTGCAAGCCAAATCTAAATAG